From a single Candidatus Saccharibacteria bacterium genomic region:
- a CDS encoding 2,3-bisphosphoglycerate-dependent phosphoglycerate mutase, whose protein sequence is MALIYFYDASEIDVSQITEGLSGTDHHWEFVKDSINAENLDPETEVISVFVTSVVTREIITRLPKLKLIACRSTGFNNIDLAAATEHGITVVNVPTYGEATVAEYAFTLLLALARKLPQSLDFVGRDNDVRALIGWDLNGKTMGVVGTGHIGQHTIKIAKGFEMRVVAYDPYPNEKAAKELGFEYVSLDELMSTSDVISVHAPYLPSNNHLINSEKLSLMKPTAVIINTARGELVDTQALVEALRNKLIAGAALDVLEGEKLMDLNEEVALLRRHTLAPNALNHSMAIMALNKMDNVILAPHNAFNTLEAVGRINGTTCQNIIRFWYGETPNKVEPGKPKMGKLLITRHAESEWNASGKWTGTTDVHLSQKGFREAAMLGIALAETGIKIDKAYCSNLIRTLETLEGILDSAQQFNVDAERSGAIDERDYGDYTGKNKWEVQKLVGESEFNLIRRGWDHSVPNGETLKMVYERVVPFYEDTVLPLLKSGKNVMLVGHGNSMRSLIKYLENLDDDAVESLEMLFGRIVIYDLDDDGKMNSKIEKQIDSPAPKA, encoded by the coding sequence ATGGCGCTGATATATTTTTATGATGCTTCAGAAATTGACGTATCTCAGATTACGGAAGGTTTGTCAGGGACAGACCACCACTGGGAATTTGTCAAAGATAGCATAAATGCCGAAAATCTAGATCCGGAGACCGAAGTAATATCGGTTTTTGTGACTAGTGTTGTGACCAGAGAAATCATCACTAGATTGCCAAAACTAAAGCTGATTGCCTGTCGCTCAACAGGATTCAACAACATTGATCTAGCAGCCGCTACTGAGCATGGCATAACGGTGGTAAATGTTCCAACTTACGGTGAAGCGACGGTAGCGGAGTACGCCTTTACACTTCTGTTGGCGCTGGCACGCAAGTTGCCGCAAAGCTTGGATTTTGTCGGGCGCGACAATGATGTTCGTGCGCTCATTGGCTGGGATCTCAACGGCAAAACCATGGGTGTAGTAGGGACCGGTCACATCGGCCAACATACTATCAAGATTGCTAAAGGCTTTGAAATGCGTGTCGTGGCCTACGACCCTTATCCAAACGAAAAAGCTGCCAAAGAGTTGGGCTTTGAGTATGTGTCGCTGGATGAGTTGATGTCAACTAGTGATGTGATTAGTGTTCACGCTCCGTATTTACCGTCAAATAACCATTTAATTAATTCTGAGAAGCTTAGTTTGATGAAACCTACTGCTGTCATCATTAATACCGCTCGCGGTGAGCTAGTAGACACTCAAGCACTTGTTGAAGCTCTAAGAAACAAGCTAATAGCGGGTGCAGCCTTAGATGTGCTTGAGGGCGAGAAATTGATGGATCTGAACGAGGAAGTAGCGTTGCTCCGTCGGCATACTTTAGCGCCAAATGCACTAAATCATAGCATGGCGATTATGGCGCTGAATAAAATGGACAACGTAATTCTAGCACCGCATAATGCTTTTAATACGCTTGAGGCAGTTGGCCGGATTAATGGCACCACATGTCAAAATATCATTCGCTTTTGGTACGGTGAGACGCCAAACAAAGTCGAACCTGGCAAGCCAAAGATGGGCAAACTACTTATTACTAGGCACGCAGAGTCGGAATGGAACGCTTCAGGTAAGTGGACGGGTACAACGGACGTTCACTTGAGTCAAAAAGGCTTTCGAGAGGCGGCGATGCTTGGAATTGCGCTAGCTGAAACAGGTATAAAAATCGATAAAGCCTACTGTTCAAATCTAATTCGAACTCTTGAAACTTTAGAAGGAATACTTGACTCGGCACAGCAGTTCAACGTCGACGCTGAGCGCAGTGGTGCAATTGATGAGCGGGATTATGGCGACTATACCGGCAAAAACAAATGGGAAGTCCAAAAACTTGTTGGCGAGAGTGAATTTAATCTCATTAGGCGTGGCTGGGATCACTCAGTACCAAATGGTGAAACTCTGAAAATGGTTTACGAGCGAGTAGTGCCGTTCTACGAGGATACGGTATTGCCGCTACTCAAGAGCGGCAAGAATGTCATGTTAGTTGGGCATGGAAATAGTATGAGATCTTTAATCAAGTATCTCGAGAACTTAGATGACGATGCGGTTGAGTCGCTAGAGATGCTTTTTGGTCGAATTGTAATTTACGACCTTGACGATGATGGCAAAATGAACAGTAAGATTGAAAAACAGATTGATTCGCCCGCACCAAAGGCCTAG
- a CDS encoding nucleoside monophosphate kinase: MEKNKIDKIKQWLGSGSINFYGPPFSGKDTQAQALAELLGGKVVSGGDILRHNHGNQEVQRIMAEGGIIPSELFLQIIPPFFNHHEYSGVPLLLSSVGRLPEEVAVIENACLSSGHEIKAVILLDLPEAGVWHHFEISKKLHDRGVRADDGREALKKRLEEYAKTQAVIDHFREKDLLLVIDDNKDREVVGQEIIDALYQLATAKN, translated from the coding sequence ATGGAAAAAAACAAAATAGACAAAATCAAACAGTGGCTCGGAAGCGGCTCGATCAATTTTTACGGCCCGCCCTTTTCAGGAAAAGACACTCAAGCACAAGCTCTTGCGGAACTGCTCGGCGGCAAGGTTGTCTCTGGTGGCGATATTTTGCGGCACAATCATGGTAATCAAGAGGTCCAGCGAATAATGGCTGAAGGTGGGATCATACCCAGCGAGCTTTTTCTTCAGATTATCCCACCGTTTTTTAATCATCATGAGTATAGTGGCGTACCGCTACTTCTCAGCTCAGTCGGCCGTCTGCCAGAAGAAGTTGCGGTCATCGAAAACGCCTGCCTAAGTTCCGGACACGAAATTAAAGCCGTGATTTTACTTGACCTCCCGGAAGCAGGCGTCTGGCATCATTTTGAAATCTCGAAAAAGCTTCATGATCGGGGTGTGCGTGCCGACGACGGCCGAGAGGCGCTAAAGAAACGTCTCGAAGAATACGCCAAAACCCAAGCTGTTATAGATCATTTTAGGGAAAAAGACTTGCTACTAGTTATTGACGACAACAAAGACCGCGAAGTAGTAGGCCAAGAAATCATCGACGCCCTATACCAATTAGCTACTGCAAAAAACTAG
- the pyk gene encoding pyruvate kinase, with product MKLLTKHVDHPHSSTLKRAKIIATVGPATDSYEQIYKLIEAGANGLRLNFSHGTYEERAKQIKWIRKAATELGENVAIIQDLQGPKIRLGDFEGVLEVKKGQSLSFKYKADYQRTGHLPTQYDLSKKVKRGERVLLFDGKVQTTVTSVRDGVLHVTVENDGFLIARKGINLPDTDFGGDIITEKDKSDIAYGSTVDIDYVALSFVQTANDIRTLRTKLNNLNSKARIIAKIETAGAVENIEEIVIETDAVMVARGDLAIETQHELVPVVQRKIIGLGHLHSKPTIVATQMMGSMVENPEPSRAEVSDVATAVLIGADCVMLSDETANGKYPIEAVKMMKKVIRYSETNLPLQLRLHDGANEFSKQSAICNSIITLAKQLPATAIVAETKSGATALQIAARRPEISLLAVTSDARVANQLAICYGVKSYVRKDGKYAASKLTDWLLKHKVLEKGDIVITASGKYPGVVGTTDTIKVRALE from the coding sequence ATGAAATTACTCACAAAACACGTCGATCACCCGCATTCTTCGACACTAAAGCGGGCTAAAATCATTGCAACCGTAGGTCCTGCAACTGATTCTTATGAACAGATTTATAAACTAATCGAGGCGGGCGCTAATGGTCTGCGTCTCAATTTTAGTCACGGCACTTACGAAGAGCGAGCGAAACAGATCAAATGGATTAGAAAAGCTGCTACCGAGCTAGGAGAAAATGTTGCAATAATCCAGGACTTGCAAGGGCCAAAGATACGGCTTGGCGACTTCGAGGGTGTCTTAGAAGTTAAGAAGGGCCAGAGTCTGTCGTTCAAGTACAAGGCTGATTATCAAAGAACTGGCCATCTGCCAACGCAATATGATCTTAGCAAAAAAGTTAAACGCGGAGAGCGCGTTTTGCTTTTTGATGGCAAGGTGCAAACGACTGTAACTAGTGTACGTGATGGTGTACTTCATGTAACTGTAGAGAATGACGGATTTTTGATTGCCCGAAAGGGCATTAATCTACCCGACACCGACTTTGGCGGTGACATAATCACAGAAAAAGATAAATCTGATATTGCTTACGGATCAACAGTTGATATTGATTATGTGGCACTTAGTTTTGTTCAGACTGCCAATGATATAAGAACACTTAGAACTAAACTGAATAATTTAAACAGTAAAGCTCGTATTATAGCCAAAATTGAAACAGCTGGAGCGGTAGAGAATATCGAGGAAATTGTTATCGAAACCGATGCCGTCATGGTAGCGCGAGGTGACCTAGCCATTGAAACTCAACATGAACTAGTGCCAGTTGTGCAACGTAAAATCATTGGACTCGGCCATTTACATAGTAAGCCAACGATTGTTGCTACCCAAATGATGGGTAGCATGGTTGAAAATCCTGAGCCATCTCGTGCTGAGGTATCTGACGTTGCGACTGCTGTGCTAATTGGAGCCGACTGTGTCATGTTGAGTGACGAAACCGCAAACGGCAAATATCCTATTGAGGCTGTCAAGATGATGAAAAAAGTTATTCGCTATAGCGAGACAAACTTGCCTTTACAGCTTCGTCTTCATGATGGGGCTAACGAATTTAGCAAACAATCTGCCATATGTAATTCGATTATTACATTAGCGAAACAACTCCCTGCTACGGCGATTGTCGCAGAAACAAAATCTGGGGCAACGGCGCTACAGATTGCTGCTCGTCGTCCGGAAATTAGCTTACTTGCTGTCACTAGCGATGCAAGGGTAGCTAACCAATTGGCAATTTGTTATGGAGTCAAAAGCTATGTCAGAAAAGATGGAAAATACGCCGCAAGCAAGCTTACAGATTGGTTGCTCAAGCATAAAGTGCTCGAAAAAGGCGATATTGTTATTACCGCATCAGGTAAGTACCCCGGCGTCGTCGGTACAACTGATACTATAAAAGTGAGAGCTTTGGAATAA
- the ppsA gene encoding phosphoenolpyruvate synthase, with the protein MYKYLKFFEELSIGDIPQVGGKNASLGEMYHHLRPQGVNLPNGVATTADAYRYFLEQAGLNAGIEEALYGLDVSNVHDLASRGARIRQMIVDAKLPDDFEEEIKRGYRELCEKCGHGDRDMVVAIRSSATAEDLPNASFAGQQATFLNIKGEHHVLESVKECIASLFTDRAIVYRVTNGFDHMKVALSVGIQQMVAVKSECAGVMFTIDTESGFKNAVVVSSIYGLGENIVQGHVSPDEFIVFKPTRAILKRHLGTKKMKMIPVGGSKTKNIAVSQADQDRYSINDDQVRTLADWGIKIEQHYGHPMDIEWALDEDDKQLYIVQARAETVQSRRDANVVEEYKLKGEGNVIVTGTSVGNKIGNGRASKIMSVKDIDDFKEGDVLVTEMTDPDWVPIMKIASAIVTDKGGRTCHAAIVSRELGIPCVVGTGNASEIIKDGQSVTVSCGGGGDEGHVYDGIIEFEVQRTDIKDLERPKTKIMMNIGSPDHAFAYSLIPNDGVGLAREEFIIDSHIKIHPQALLHFDQVKDKAVRAQINKLTKGYDDKAQYFIDKLAEGIAIIGAAFHPNPVIVRFSDFKTNEYANLIGGTQFEPSENNPMIGWRGASRYYSEQYRDAFKLECQAFLKVRNEMGLTNVKAMVPFCRSIDEAKKVQEVMAETGLRRGENGFELYVMVEIPANVILAEQFADLFDGFSIGSNDLTQLTLGVDRDNHTVAHVYDENNEAVKILIREAVRVAKAKGRKIGLCGQAPSDYPEFARFLVETGIDSISLAPDTIVKTTIDLKQTENNLGR; encoded by the coding sequence ATGTACAAATACTTAAAGTTTTTTGAAGAACTGTCAATCGGTGATATTCCCCAAGTTGGCGGCAAAAATGCTTCGCTGGGCGAAATGTATCATCATTTGCGACCTCAAGGAGTTAATCTGCCGAACGGTGTTGCTACAACTGCTGATGCTTATCGCTACTTCCTAGAGCAAGCGGGGCTGAACGCAGGTATCGAAGAGGCCCTGTACGGTCTAGATGTTAGCAATGTACATGATTTAGCCTCTCGAGGTGCTCGGATTAGGCAGATGATTGTTGATGCTAAGTTGCCCGACGATTTTGAGGAAGAGATTAAGCGCGGTTATCGAGAATTATGTGAAAAATGCGGTCATGGTGACCGTGACATGGTGGTGGCAATTCGCTCGAGCGCTACAGCCGAAGATTTGCCAAATGCTTCGTTCGCCGGTCAGCAAGCAACCTTCCTCAACATCAAGGGGGAGCACCATGTATTAGAGTCAGTCAAAGAGTGCATAGCATCATTGTTTACCGATCGCGCCATTGTCTACCGTGTTACCAATGGTTTTGATCACATGAAAGTAGCCTTAAGTGTTGGCATTCAACAAATGGTGGCTGTGAAAAGCGAATGTGCTGGCGTAATGTTTACTATCGATACAGAGTCGGGCTTCAAAAACGCCGTCGTCGTTAGTTCTATTTATGGTTTGGGCGAAAACATCGTGCAAGGCCACGTTAGCCCGGACGAGTTTATTGTCTTTAAGCCAACCAGAGCAATCCTAAAGCGCCATTTGGGAACCAAAAAGATGAAAATGATCCCTGTTGGAGGCAGTAAAACCAAAAACATTGCTGTTTCGCAGGCCGACCAAGATCGCTACTCGATCAACGATGACCAAGTGCGCACACTGGCTGACTGGGGAATAAAAATTGAGCAGCACTATGGTCATCCGATGGATATTGAGTGGGCGCTAGATGAAGACGACAAACAGCTCTACATCGTGCAGGCGCGCGCCGAGACTGTTCAGTCCCGCCGTGATGCCAATGTTGTCGAAGAGTACAAGCTGAAGGGCGAAGGAAACGTTATTGTTACTGGAACTAGTGTTGGCAATAAAATCGGTAATGGCCGAGCCAGCAAAATCATGAGCGTTAAAGATATTGATGACTTCAAAGAGGGTGACGTCTTGGTCACAGAAATGACAGATCCGGACTGGGTGCCAATTATGAAGATTGCTAGCGCCATTGTGACCGACAAGGGCGGACGTACTTGTCACGCAGCAATTGTCAGCCGTGAGCTAGGTATACCTTGTGTAGTCGGTACGGGTAACGCTTCCGAGATTATTAAGGACGGCCAATCAGTTACGGTGAGCTGCGGCGGCGGTGGCGACGAGGGTCATGTCTATGACGGCATTATTGAGTTCGAGGTACAACGAACTGACATCAAAGACCTCGAGCGACCAAAGACCAAGATAATGATGAATATTGGTTCGCCAGATCATGCCTTTGCCTACTCGCTAATACCCAACGACGGTGTCGGTCTGGCCAGGGAAGAGTTTATTATCGACTCGCACATCAAGATTCACCCTCAAGCACTACTGCATTTCGACCAAGTTAAAGACAAAGCAGTTCGTGCTCAGATCAACAAACTAACCAAAGGTTACGATGATAAAGCTCAATACTTTATCGACAAATTGGCTGAAGGCATAGCGATAATCGGAGCTGCTTTTCACCCAAACCCTGTGATTGTGAGGTTTAGCGACTTTAAGACAAATGAGTACGCAAACCTAATTGGCGGCACACAATTTGAGCCTAGCGAAAACAACCCGATGATCGGTTGGCGCGGGGCGAGTCGTTACTATAGCGAACAGTACCGTGATGCATTTAAGCTTGAATGCCAGGCTTTTCTGAAAGTCAGAAATGAAATGGGGTTAACTAATGTTAAGGCGATGGTGCCTTTCTGCCGTAGTATCGACGAAGCCAAAAAAGTCCAAGAAGTCATGGCTGAAACCGGACTAAGGCGTGGTGAAAACGGCTTTGAGCTTTACGTAATGGTCGAAATTCCAGCAAATGTCATACTGGCTGAGCAGTTTGCTGATCTATTTGATGGATTTTCTATCGGTAGCAATGACCTAACGCAGCTGACTCTTGGAGTAGACCGCGACAACCACACCGTGGCCCATGTTTACGATGAGAATAACGAAGCAGTTAAGATTTTGATCCGCGAGGCAGTTAGGGTAGCTAAGGCCAAGGGGCGCAAGATTGGTTTGTGTGGCCAAGCGCCGTCTGACTATCCAGAATTTGCTAGGTTTCTGGTTGAGACAGGGATCGATAGTATTTCGCTTGCTCCCGACACTATCGTTAAGACAACCATTGACCTAAAACAGACCGAGAATAATCTCGGTCGCTAA